Genomic DNA from Sphingomonas hankookensis:
GTCGCTCGACGAAACCGAGCGTCTGATCGCGCGGCTGAAGATGGCCGAGATTCCCCGCAACGGGAATCCGACCCGCATCCGCAACCGTTGCGAGCTGACGGGTCGTCCCCGTGGCTATTATCGCAAGTTCCGTCTCGCCCGCGTCATGCTGCGTGAACTGGCCAACAAGGGCCTGATCCCCGGCGTCACGAAGTCGAGCTGGTAAGGAACACAGCAATGGCATTGACCGATCCCCTGGGTGACATGCTCACCCGCATCCGCAACGGCCAGCGCGCGCGCAAGGACTCCGTCCTGACGCCTGCCAGCAAGTTGCGGGCCCGTGTCCTCGACGTGCTGCAGCGTGAGGGCTATATCCGTGGCTACAGCGAAGAGCAGATGGGCCCCGCGGCCGGCATCCGCATCGAGCTGAAGTATTTCGAAGGCCAGCCGGCGATCAAGCACGTCGCGCGCGTTTCGAAGCCCGGTCGCCGCGTCTATTCGGGTTCGCAGGAACTGCCGAAGGTGCGCAATGGCCTCGGCATCACTATCGTCTCGACGCCGCGCGGCGTTCTGTCCGACGCCGAAGCGCGCGAACAGAATGTCGGTGGCGAAGTCCTCGCGGAGGTCTTCTGATGAGCCGCATCGGTAAGAAGGCAGTCCCGGTTCCGGCCGGCGTGACCGCCAACATCGCAGGGCGCGAGCTGAGCGTGAAGGGTCCGAAGGGCACGCTGACGCTGCCGCTGGCCGACGACATCAGCTATGCCGTCGAAGGCGACAGCATCTCGGTGCAGCCGGCGAATGACACCAAGCGCGCTCGCGCGTTCTGGGGCATGCAGCGCACGCTCGTGCAGAACCTGATCACCGGCGTGACCACCGGCTTCACCAAGAAGCTGCTGATCACCGGCGTCGGCTATCGTGCGGCTGCGCAGGGCAAGAATCTGAAGCTGCAGCTCGGCTACAGCCACGACGTCAACATCGACGTGCCGGAAGGCATCGAGATCAAGACGCCCGATCAGACCACGATCGAAATCAGCGGGATCGACAAGCAGAAGGTCGGTCAGATCGCTGCCGAGATCCGTCGTTGGCGTAAGCCCGAGCCGTACAAGGGCAAGGGCATCAAGTACGACGGCGAGTTCATCTTCCGCAAGGAAGGGAAGAAGAAGTAATGACCAAGGGTCTCTCCCTCTTCGAGAAGCGCCGTCGGCGCAATCGCACCGCGCTTCGTGCGCGTTCGGGCGGCCGTGCGCGGCTGTCGATCCATCGTTCGGGCAAGCACATCTACGCCCAGGTCATCGACGATGCAGCGGGTCGTACCGTTGCTTCGGCATCGACCCTGGAAAAGGACGTGCGTGGCACCTCCGGCGCGAACATCGATGCCGCCAAGGGCGTCGGCACCCGCGTTGCGGAAGCGGCGAAGGCCGCGGGCGTGACGCAGGTCGTATTCGACCGTGGCGGCTTCCTGTTCCACGGCCGCGTCAAGGCGCTGGCCGAGGCCGCCCGCGAAGCCGGATTGGAGTTCTAAGACATGGCTGACGAAAACAATCAGGCCGAAGCACCCGCCGTTGAGGCGACCGGTGGCGAACAGCCGCAGGGCCGTGGTCCGCGTGGCGGCCGTGGTCGTGGTGGCCAGGGCGGCGGCGACCGTGGTCGCGGTGGCCGTGACGGCGGCCGTGGCCGCCGCGACGATCGTCGCGGCGCAGAGGATGGTGGCGAGGAGCTGATCGAAAAGCTCGTCCACATCAACCGCGTGTCGAAGACCGTGAAGGGCGGCAAGCGCTTCGGTTTCGCAGCG
This window encodes:
- the rpsN gene encoding 30S ribosomal protein S14, which produces MAKLSSVNKNERRRALVKKFAPKYAKLKAIAADQSLDETERLIARLKMAEIPRNGNPTRIRNRCELTGRPRGYYRKFRLARVMLRELANKGLIPGVTKSSW
- the rpsH gene encoding 30S ribosomal protein S8 encodes the protein MALTDPLGDMLTRIRNGQRARKDSVLTPASKLRARVLDVLQREGYIRGYSEEQMGPAAGIRIELKYFEGQPAIKHVARVSKPGRRVYSGSQELPKVRNGLGITIVSTPRGVLSDAEAREQNVGGEVLAEVF
- the rplF gene encoding 50S ribosomal protein L6, with protein sequence MSRIGKKAVPVPAGVTANIAGRELSVKGPKGTLTLPLADDISYAVEGDSISVQPANDTKRARAFWGMQRTLVQNLITGVTTGFTKKLLITGVGYRAAAQGKNLKLQLGYSHDVNIDVPEGIEIKTPDQTTIEISGIDKQKVGQIAAEIRRWRKPEPYKGKGIKYDGEFIFRKEGKKK
- the rplR gene encoding 50S ribosomal protein L18, with translation MTKGLSLFEKRRRRNRTALRARSGGRARLSIHRSGKHIYAQVIDDAAGRTVASASTLEKDVRGTSGANIDAAKGVGTRVAEAAKAAGVTQVVFDRGGFLFHGRVKALAEAAREAGLEF